A single window of Sphingobacteriales bacterium DNA harbors:
- a CDS encoding type IX secretion system membrane protein PorP/SprF: MIINKLKSLLLILTLISSVLISKAQQEPQYTQFMYNKLPFNAGYTGSRGVLSTRLLYRNQWVRKIDGAPQTIAFSIHSPFKKENNAMGLYVTNDRLGVTNQTSINITYAYRIPITDKIRLNIGLNAGMMFYKSDLTELQRIDGTDEAYYQNVKRIVPEIGAGIYMVHPKFYVGISSPNVIKSSMLSKDQSSLLAYNTNAAHHSPHLMVMAGGVIPVTKGFKIRPQVLGKTVIDKDVKVPFTTDFNLSFLIIDRINIGGTYRTAFHKKKTGLDNYDSVDANLEVWPTKSLMIGYAYDYSLTKLNNYNKGTHEVILGYEFYKKGDKIKTPRYF; the protein is encoded by the coding sequence ATGATCATCAATAAACTGAAATCTTTATTATTAATACTTACACTAATTAGTTCTGTATTAATATCTAAAGCACAACAAGAGCCACAGTACACACAGTTTATGTACAATAAGTTGCCTTTCAATGCAGGATACACAGGTTCAAGAGGCGTATTAAGTACTCGTTTGTTATACAGAAATCAATGGGTAAGAAAAATTGATGGAGCACCTCAAACTATTGCATTTTCTATTCATAGCCCATTCAAAAAGGAGAACAATGCAATGGGATTGTATGTAACAAACGATAGATTAGGTGTTACAAATCAAACATCAATAAACATCACTTATGCATACAGAATTCCTATTACAGATAAGATAAGATTAAACATTGGTCTTAATGCCGGAATGATGTTCTACAAAAGTGATCTTACAGAACTACAAAGAATTGACGGAACAGATGAAGCATACTATCAAAATGTAAAAAGAATAGTGCCAGAAATTGGAGCAGGTATCTATATGGTCCATCCAAAATTCTATGTAGGTATCAGTTCTCCTAATGTAATTAAATCTTCGATGCTATCTAAAGATCAATCTAGTTTATTAGCTTACAATACTAATGCAGCACACCATTCACCACATCTTATGGTAATGGCTGGTGGTGTAATTCCAGTAACAAAAGGATTCAAAATTAGACCACAAGTACTTGGAAAAACAGTTATTGACAAAGATGTAAAAGTTCCATTCACAACAGATTTTAATTTAAGTTTCTTAATCATTGATAGAATAAATATAGGTGGTACTTATAGAACTGCTTTCCACAAGAAAAAAACAGGCTTAGATAACTACGATAGCGTTGATGCAAATTTAGAAGTATGGCCAACAAAATCACTAATGATTGGTTATGCATACGACTATTCTTTGACAAAACTTAATAACTATAACAAAGGAACTCACGAAGTTATTCTAGGTTATGAATTCTACAAAAAAGGAGACAAAATTAAAACACCTAGATATTTCTAA
- a CDS encoding FAD-dependent oxidoreductase gives MYDLLIIGQGLAGTMLAHFALERGLSICIIDSFNPNSASNVASGVANPITGRKMVKTWMADTLFPYAKSTYRAIEQKFDIQFLEETPIKKIFSSDDDVHAWHKHSNNIEYKNYIGTIANFDNNCINAKFGAGEIQQTFWLNTKVLIEHYRKLFLDKGILFSDAFDYSLLNIGEKIQYKDIVASKIVFCEGYKVIENPFFNFIPIKTAKGEQLKIHIEKLHTKYIVNKNIFIIPTNNNNYHVGSTYIWNDLDEQVTELGRKEIIDKLERLISCNYEILEEKAGIRPTIKDRRPALGKHKIHKNLFVFNGLGTKGITLSPYFSNHLLSHIFDGEELLAEVDVKRFYK, from the coding sequence ATGTATGATTTATTAATCATTGGACAAGGCTTGGCTGGTACAATGCTAGCACATTTTGCGCTAGAACGTGGGCTTTCTATTTGCATAATTGATTCTTTTAATCCGAATTCTGCCTCAAATGTGGCAAGTGGTGTTGCTAATCCAATTACTGGAAGAAAGATGGTTAAAACATGGATGGCAGATACTTTATTTCCATATGCAAAATCAACCTATCGTGCTATTGAGCAAAAATTTGACATTCAATTTTTAGAAGAAACTCCAATTAAAAAAATATTTTCTTCTGATGATGATGTGCATGCATGGCACAAACATAGCAACAACATAGAATACAAAAATTATATTGGCACTATAGCAAATTTTGACAATAACTGTATAAACGCAAAATTTGGTGCAGGAGAAATTCAACAAACATTTTGGTTGAACACAAAAGTACTTATTGAACATTACAGAAAACTATTTTTAGACAAAGGCATTTTATTTAGTGATGCCTTTGATTATAGCTTATTAAACATTGGAGAAAAAATTCAATACAAAGATATTGTTGCTTCAAAAATTGTATTTTGTGAAGGTTATAAAGTTATTGAAAATCCATTTTTTAATTTTATTCCAATTAAAACTGCAAAAGGTGAACAGCTAAAAATTCATATAGAAAAATTGCACACCAAATACATTGTAAATAAAAATATATTTATAATTCCAACAAACAATAATAACTACCATGTTGGTTCTACTTATATTTGGAATGATCTTGATGAGCAAGTAACTGAGCTTGGAAGAAAAGAAATAATAGATAAGTTGGAAAGATTGATTTCATGCAACTATGAAATATTAGAAGAAAAAGCTGGAATTAGACCAACAATAAAAGATAGAAGACCTGCACTTGGAAAACATAAAATACATAAAAATCTATTTGTTTTTAATGGATTAGGCACTAAAGGCATAACACTATCTCCGTATTTTTCAAACCACCTACTATCGCACATATTTGATGGCGAAGAATTATTAGCTGAAGTAGATGTAAAAAGATTTTATAAATAA
- the ftsH gene encoding ATP-dependent zinc metalloprotease FtsH, giving the protein MDLLPEDDKKKKKNNGISGYWIFGVILAGLLAFQLYGLNVKQNEISEEQFFRNLLPTHDVAEVIIVNDKIAEVYINKDSLKNKEIYKEFRNTKIGSENRGPHFIVPIVTVESFKDKFDVAQANVETKKLVPLKSEMRKGLLDIIGWFFPIILLIAVWMFLMRKATGGMGGGMGGQMFNIGKSKANLVDKDTKVTITFDDVAGLDGAKEEVHEVVDFLKNPQKYTTLGAKIPKGVLLVGPPGTGKTLLAKAVAGEAKVPFFSLSGSDFVEMFVGVGASRVRDLFRQAREKAPCIIFIDEIDAVGRARGKNTFQSNDERESTLNQLLVEMDGFSGDKSIILMAATNRPDVLDTALLRPGRFDRQIYVDLPEVKEREQIFKVHLKPLVLSNDVQVEFLAKQTPGFSGADIANICNEAALVAARKDKKAVEKQDFLDAIDRVVGGLEKKNKVIKPAEKSRIAYHEAGHATVSWLTEHAAPLIKVTIVPRGQSLGAAWYLPEERSITTKEQILDEMCATMGGRAAEEVVFSNISTGALSDLEKVTKQAQAVVKIFGLSDKIGNISYYDSSGQSEYSFQKPYSEKTAELIDKEISEIIESQYTRAKEILSANREKLDALAKILLEKEVIFKDDLELIFGKRPFDEDNVIVPDVDTTTTTETTTVVENNDK; this is encoded by the coding sequence ATGGACTTATTACCAGAAGACGATAAGAAAAAGAAGAAAAATAACGGAATTAGTGGTTATTGGATATTTGGTGTTATACTAGCAGGTTTATTAGCATTTCAACTTTATGGATTGAATGTAAAGCAAAATGAAATTTCTGAAGAACAGTTCTTTAGAAACCTTTTACCTACACATGATGTGGCAGAAGTAATTATTGTTAATGACAAAATTGCAGAAGTCTACATCAATAAAGATTCATTAAAAAATAAAGAAATCTATAAAGAATTTAGAAATACAAAAATTGGCTCAGAAAACAGAGGACCACACTTTATCGTGCCTATCGTAACCGTAGAATCTTTCAAAGATAAATTCGATGTAGCCCAAGCTAATGTAGAAACAAAGAAATTAGTGCCTTTAAAATCAGAAATGAGAAAAGGATTATTAGATATCATCGGCTGGTTTTTTCCTATTATATTATTAATTGCAGTTTGGATGTTTTTGATGCGCAAAGCAACAGGTGGAATGGGAGGCGGAATGGGCGGACAAATGTTTAATATAGGCAAGTCTAAAGCAAACCTTGTAGATAAAGACACAAAAGTAACTATAACATTTGATGATGTAGCTGGATTAGATGGCGCAAAAGAAGAAGTACATGAAGTTGTAGACTTTTTAAAGAATCCACAAAAATATACAACATTAGGTGCAAAAATACCTAAAGGAGTTTTATTAGTTGGTCCTCCGGGAACTGGAAAAACATTACTAGCAAAAGCTGTAGCTGGCGAAGCAAAAGTACCATTCTTCTCACTTTCAGGTTCAGATTTCGTAGAGATGTTTGTGGGTGTAGGTGCATCAAGGGTAAGAGACTTATTTAGACAAGCAAGAGAGAAAGCACCATGTATAATTTTTATAGATGAAATTGATGCAGTTGGACGTGCAAGAGGCAAAAATACATTTCAAAGCAATGATGAAAGAGAAAGTACATTAAATCAATTATTAGTTGAAATGGATGGATTTTCTGGCGATAAAAGTATTATCCTAATGGCGGCAACAAACAGACCAGATGTATTAGATACTGCATTATTACGTCCAGGAAGATTTGATAGACAAATCTATGTTGATTTGCCAGAAGTAAAAGAAAGAGAACAAATTTTCAAAGTACATTTAAAACCATTAGTACTAAGTAATGATGTACAAGTTGAATTTTTAGCAAAACAAACACCAGGTTTCTCAGGCGCAGACATTGCAAATATTTGTAATGAAGCTGCATTGGTAGCTGCAAGAAAAGATAAAAAAGCAGTAGAAAAACAAGATTTCTTAGATGCAATTGATAGAGTAGTTGGTGGATTGGAAAAGAAAAATAAAGTAATAAAACCTGCAGAGAAATCACGAATTGCTTATCATGAAGCAGGGCACGCAACTGTGAGTTGGCTTACTGAGCATGCAGCACCATTAATTAAAGTAACTATAGTACCACGTGGGCAATCTTTGGGCGCAGCTTGGTATTTGCCTGAAGAAAGAAGTATTACAACAAAAGAACAAATATTAGATGAGATGTGCGCAACTATGGGCGGAAGAGCAGCAGAAGAAGTTGTGTTTAGTAATATATCTACTGGCGCATTAAGCGATTTAGAAAAAGTAACAAAACAAGCACAAGCAGTTGTGAAAATATTTGGCTTAAGTGATAAAATCGGAAATATATCTTACTACGATTCATCAGGACAATCAGAATATTCTTTTCAAAAACCTTATTCTGAAAAAACAGCAGAGCTGATTGATAAAGAAATTTCTGAAATCATAGAAAGTCAATATACAAGAGCAAAAGAAATTCTTAGTGCCAATAGAGAAAAATTAGATGCATTAGCAAAAATACTTTTAGAAAAAGAAGTGATATTTAAAGATGACTTAGAATTAATTTTTGGCAAAAGACCATTTGATGAAGATAATGTAATTGTTCCTGATGTAGACACAACAACAACTACCGAAACAACAACAGTTGTAGAAAATAATGATAAATAG
- the gldC gene encoding gliding motility protein GldC has product MAKESEIKFKIELDQQHLPESITWFATDNPNSGGEACKTMLISMWDGNEKNTLNINLWTKDMQVDEMHTHFFQTMLNLGETYFKATANPYIQNEIKQFCMDLADKTRAWEESGRKNV; this is encoded by the coding sequence ATGGCAAAAGAATCTGAAATAAAATTTAAGATAGAACTAGACCAACAGCATTTACCTGAAAGTATTACATGGTTTGCAACAGATAATCCGAATAGTGGTGGCGAAGCATGCAAAACTATGTTAATTTCTATGTGGGATGGAAATGAGAAAAATACATTAAATATAAACCTTTGGACAAAAGACATGCAAGTAGATGAAATGCACACGCATTTTTTTCAAACTATGCTAAATTTAGGCGAAACTTATTTCAAAGCAACTGCAAATCCTTACATTCAAAATGAGATTAAACAATTTTGTATGGACTTAGCAGACAAAACAAGAGCTTGGGAAGAATCTGGAAGAAAAAATGTATGA
- a CDS encoding OmpA family protein, with the protein MRINKYILFLFVLAVYSNIAFAQHEEGGIIGETWMGGAKNAEKLYGKLAYHDAIPLYNKLLKKKKTKDDPNLMAHLADAYRWTGNYEKAAEWYTKANTIGGIPDDYKLLEAQMLQTLGKTDEAKQAYKDYLTKNPSSDIAKNQLQALGDINYLNRNASKYNISNLAFNSKGYDFAPVYKDKQIIYASSRDKEKAIGKVHSWTGTTYFDMYSSKGEKLDFKKVPSQIKKDASTKFHEAAPTFTQDGKTVYFTRNNFLDGKVGKDDDRVVNLKIYEAEVVDGKWINDKNFPFNNDAYSVGHPALTADGNTMYFVSDMPGGKGGTDLYVTTKSGDSWSNPINLTQLNTTGNEMFPNVDDDGNLTFSSNGLPGLGGLDIFKVKSLSNNSFTTPENIGAPINSTYDDFGFVYADTKEFGYFTSDRPGGKGLDDIYGFQSNGIFLEGIVVDAITNQPICTSKVNMLLKTSMRGTRTTKCDGNFTFDVEKENDYCFQASADGYQDNNSVCASTKNIKDGETVYVKIPLKKNSPADIQVQIIDKVSQKPIKEAAITLTDKCDETKMEATANGNGQACFTVKCGCDYVAIGIAKGYQTGSSTASTKEDCDQKVKCTDPNSKKIIVELDRGSDWNDIYGDNNNEVVIELKDIYYDFDKWYIRQESESDLNKLLDFLKENPKTIVEIGSHTDARATTEYNNVLSQKRAQSVVDWLLKRGISKDRLKAKGYGESSPRNQCTDNVICTEYEHQRNRRTEFKIVGGEYDIRSLERFDMKIDPCAKCPF; encoded by the coding sequence ATGAGAATCAATAAATATATCCTATTCCTTTTCGTACTTGCTGTTTATTCTAATATAGCTTTTGCACAGCATGAAGAAGGTGGCATCATTGGTGAAACTTGGATGGGTGGTGCAAAAAATGCAGAGAAATTATATGGTAAGTTAGCTTATCATGATGCCATTCCATTATATAACAAGTTATTAAAAAAGAAAAAAACAAAAGACGACCCAAATCTTATGGCACATCTTGCTGATGCATATAGATGGACGGGAAATTATGAGAAAGCAGCAGAATGGTACACAAAAGCAAATACAATTGGTGGTATTCCTGATGACTATAAATTATTAGAAGCACAGATGTTGCAAACATTAGGAAAAACTGATGAAGCAAAACAAGCTTACAAAGATTATTTAACTAAAAATCCAAGTAGTGATATCGCAAAAAATCAATTACAAGCGCTTGGTGATATCAATTATCTAAATAGAAATGCAAGTAAATATAATATTTCTAATCTAGCATTTAATTCTAAAGGATATGATTTTGCACCAGTATACAAAGACAAACAAATAATCTATGCTTCTTCAAGAGATAAAGAAAAAGCAATAGGTAAAGTGCACTCTTGGACTGGAACAACATATTTTGATATGTATAGTTCAAAAGGAGAGAAATTAGATTTCAAAAAAGTACCATCTCAGATAAAAAAAGATGCAAGTACAAAATTCCATGAGGCTGCTCCAACATTTACTCAAGATGGTAAAACAGTATATTTTACAAGAAATAATTTCTTGGATGGAAAAGTTGGAAAAGATGATGATAGAGTAGTAAATCTAAAAATATATGAAGCAGAAGTAGTAGATGGTAAATGGATAAACGATAAAAATTTTCCATTCAATAATGACGCATATAGCGTTGGACATCCAGCATTAACTGCAGATGGCAATACAATGTATTTTGTAAGTGATATGCCAGGCGGAAAAGGTGGAACAGATTTATATGTAACTACTAAATCAGGAGATTCTTGGTCTAATCCAATAAATCTAACACAATTAAATACAACAGGAAATGAAATGTTTCCAAATGTTGATGATGATGGAAACTTGACTTTCTCTTCAAATGGTCTACCAGGATTAGGTGGATTAGATATTTTTAAAGTAAAAAGTTTATCAAATAATTCATTTACAACACCAGAAAATATAGGTGCTCCAATCAACAGTACATATGATGATTTTGGTTTTGTATATGCTGATACTAAAGAATTTGGTTATTTTACAAGTGATAGACCAGGCGGAAAAGGACTAGATGATATCTATGGATTTCAATCAAATGGAATTTTCTTAGAAGGTATTGTTGTTGATGCAATTACAAACCAACCAATATGTACATCTAAGGTTAATATGCTATTAAAAACAAGCATGAGAGGCACAAGAACTACTAAATGTGATGGTAACTTTACATTTGATGTAGAGAAAGAAAATGACTATTGTTTCCAAGCATCAGCAGATGGTTACCAAGATAATAATAGTGTATGTGCATCTACCAAAAATATTAAAGATGGTGAAACAGTATATGTAAAAATTCCATTAAAGAAAAATTCTCCTGCTGATATCCAAGTACAAATTATTGATAAAGTTTCTCAGAAACCAATCAAAGAAGCAGCAATTACATTAACAGATAAATGCGATGAAACTAAAATGGAAGCTACTGCAAATGGTAATGGACAAGCTTGTTTTACAGTGAAATGTGGTTGTGATTATGTTGCCATTGGTATTGCAAAAGGTTATCAAACAGGAAGTTCTACAGCATCTACTAAAGAAGATTGTGACCAAAAAGTAAAATGTACAGATCCTAATTCTAAGAAAATTATTGTTGAATTAGATAGAGGTTCTGATTGGAATGATATCTATGGTGATAACAATAATGAAGTTGTTATAGAATTAAAAGATATCTACTATGATTTTGATAAATGGTATATTAGACAAGAATCAGAAAGTGATTTAAATAAACTTTTAGATTTCTTAAAAGAAAACCCTAAAACAATAGTAGAAATTGGCTCACATACAGATGCTAGAGCAACAACAGAGTACAATAATGTATTATCTCAAAAAAGAGCACAATCTGTTGTTGATTGGTTATTGAAAAGAGGAATTAGTAAGGATAGATTGAAAGCAAAAGGATATGGCGAATCTAGTCCAAGAAACCAATGTACAGACAATGTAATTTGTACAGAATATGAGCATCAAAGAAATAGAAGAACTGAGTTTAAAATAGTAGGTGGAGAATATGATATCAGATCATTGGAAAGATTTGATATGAAAATTGACCCATGTGCTAAATGCCCATTCTAA
- the rsfS gene encoding ribosome silencing factor gives MKTTIKAKKQQKATEQDLVELVVDLIQDRKGNDIVSLDLRNITDAITDFFIICHCESTTQTRAVTDHVEEEMKKRYGVKALHVEGRSLGEWCLLDFGEIVVHVFQRERREFYQLEELWHDATIKKYK, from the coding sequence TTGAAAACAACAATTAAAGCAAAAAAACAACAAAAAGCAACAGAGCAAGACTTAGTAGAACTTGTAGTTGACTTAATTCAAGATAGAAAAGGAAATGATATCGTAAGTTTAGATTTGCGAAATATTACAGATGCCATTACTGATTTTTTTATCATCTGCCATTGCGAAAGTACCACACAAACAAGAGCAGTAACAGACCATGTGGAAGAAGAAATGAAGAAAAGATATGGCGTAAAAGCATTACACGTAGAAGGCCGTTCACTTGGTGAATGGTGTTTACTAGATTTTGGAGAGATTGTTGTACATGTATTTCAAAGAGAACGAAGAGAGTTTTATCAATTAGAAGAATTGTGGCATGATGCTACTATAAAAAAATATAAATAA
- a CDS encoding biotin--[acetyl-CoA-carboxylase] ligase, protein MNIIVNETHYIGKNLIIFKSLTSTNDYAKELISKSTPKNGSVILTEEQTAGRGQAGNEWHAEPNQNITCSIILDTSTLEVNQQFILNMLVAIAVRQTIHEFIADKDSSFCIKWPNDIMVNSKKIAGILIENSIQGNYLQYSILGIGINVNQQAFSKEIQATSISLENNLEMDMIEIFKKLLLNIENVYANIYNKDYIQQEYLKHLFWKDELKTFHYNNEIISAKIVGINDFGQLLLQYNNDIIPINNKEIKYII, encoded by the coding sequence TTGAACATAATAGTTAACGAAACGCATTATATTGGCAAGAATTTAATAATTTTTAAATCTCTCACGTCTACTAACGATTACGCTAAAGAACTTATATCAAAAAGTACGCCTAAAAATGGTTCGGTAATTTTGACAGAAGAGCAGACAGCTGGACGTGGTCAGGCAGGAAATGAATGGCACGCAGAACCAAATCAAAACATTACTTGTAGTATTATTTTAGACACATCAACTTTGGAAGTTAATCAGCAATTTATATTAAATATGCTGGTAGCTATTGCTGTAAGGCAAACTATACATGAGTTTATTGCTGACAAAGACAGTTCTTTCTGCATTAAATGGCCAAATGATATTATGGTAAATAGTAAGAAAATAGCTGGCATTTTGATTGAAAACTCTATACAAGGTAATTATCTACAATACAGTATTCTTGGAATTGGAATTAATGTCAATCAACAAGCATTTTCAAAAGAAATACAAGCTACAAGTATTAGTCTAGAAAATAATTTAGAAATGGATATGATTGAGATTTTCAAAAAATTGCTACTCAATATTGAAAATGTGTACGCAAATATCTACAACAAAGACTATATACAACAAGAATACCTAAAGCATCTATTTTGGAAAGATGAGCTAAAAACATTTCATTATAACAACGAGATAATTTCTGCAAAAATAGTTGGTATTAATGATTTTGGACAATTATTACTACAATACAACAATGATATAATTCCTATAAATAATAAAGAAATTAAGTATATTATATAA
- a CDS encoding agmatinase family protein → MLDFNPNDVGVKNGNIFSYPHQYNDASIIILPIPWEVTVSYSAGTAAAPQAILDASSQLDFFDPFLENAYQYGAYMLKISEHWMQKSKQLRPKANEYIKLLENGIDIKDNTTMLNSLNEINAACNELRQWVFEETDKILKDGKLLALLGGDHSTPLGYMQALANHYEDFGILQIDAHADLRNAYEGFTYSHASIMYNAIQIPQISKLVQVGIRDLSPEEFSTTETHEKIKTFFDWDIKDKKFEGHTWSKIVDGIINELPKNVYISFDIDGLDRNYCINTGTPVVGGFTFDEAIYLIRKVVDSGRKIIGFDLNEVAPNENDFEWNANVGARVLFKLCNQTIKSNL, encoded by the coding sequence ATGTTAGACTTTAATCCAAATGATGTAGGCGTAAAAAACGGAAATATTTTTTCCTATCCACACCAATACAATGATGCAAGTATTATCATTCTGCCAATTCCATGGGAAGTTACAGTTTCATACAGTGCAGGCACAGCAGCAGCACCACAAGCAATCTTAGACGCAAGTTCTCAGTTAGATTTCTTTGATCCATTTTTAGAAAACGCGTACCAATATGGTGCTTATATGCTAAAAATTTCAGAACACTGGATGCAAAAAAGCAAGCAACTAAGACCAAAAGCAAATGAGTATATCAAACTATTAGAAAATGGCATTGATATCAAAGATAACACAACTATGCTCAATAGCTTAAATGAAATTAATGCAGCATGCAATGAACTGAGACAATGGGTATTTGAAGAAACAGATAAAATTCTCAAAGATGGAAAATTATTAGCATTGCTTGGCGGCGACCATAGCACACCACTTGGTTACATGCAAGCATTAGCCAATCATTACGAAGATTTTGGTATACTACAAATTGATGCACATGCAGATTTGCGCAATGCATATGAAGGCTTCACATATTCTCATGCATCAATAATGTACAATGCCATTCAAATTCCACAAATTAGCAAGCTAGTACAAGTTGGCATCAGAGATTTGTCACCTGAAGAATTTAGCACAACAGAAACTCATGAAAAAATTAAAACATTTTTTGATTGGGACATAAAAGATAAAAAGTTTGAAGGACATACTTGGAGCAAAATTGTTGATGGAATAATAAATGAATTGCCTAAAAATGTATATATAAGTTTTGATATAGATGGTTTGGATAGAAACTATTGCATCAACACAGGAACGCCAGTAGTTGGTGGATTTACATTTGATGAAGCAATTTATTTAATTAGAAAAGTTGTAGATAGTGGAAGAAAAATTATAGGATTTGATTTGAACGAAGTTGCACCAAACGAAAACGATTTTGAATGGAATGCAAATGTTGGCGCAAGAGTATTATTTAAGTTGTGTAATCAAACAATAAAAAGTAATTTATAA